Proteins encoded by one window of Salvia splendens isolate huo1 chromosome 14, SspV2, whole genome shotgun sequence:
- the LOC121765546 gene encoding protein ASPARTIC PROTEASE IN GUARD CELL 1-like yields MAPQPLSLTLTAFIIFFSLILTSSAADDDHQFEFMDVAAALNQARQVFSPPNTPSTTVLPQQQLDGSPSLSLTIHPRHSLPSARPTTANYTALTLSRLARDQSRVHSLLLRHSLSLSRSSASEFSPQQFQSPVTSGIRLGSGEYFARIGVGRPSKDFYMVVDTGSDISWLQCQPCSTCYDQADPIFNPSASASYRPLPCAAPQCSALEVSACRTDSCLYQVSYGDGSYTVGNFATETVTFGATGSVPNVAIGCGHHNEGLFAGAAGLLGLGGGTLSLNSQIKAASFSYCLVNRDSSSSSTLEFNSARASDAVLAPLLTNPRINTYHFVALNGINVGGRPVNFSPDLLDIGGDGRGGVIIDSGTAVTRLRSEVYNSVRDAFAGMARDLPAASGFSLFDTCYDLSRMTTVRVPTVSLQFAGGKAVPLRPSNFLIPVDDAGKYCFAFAATSGSLSIIGNVQQQGTRVSYDLANKVVGFSPNKC; encoded by the exons atggccCCTCAGCCTCTCTCTCTTACCCTCACCGCTTTCAttatcttcttctctctcatcctcacctcctccgccgccgatgACGACCATCAATTCGAGTTCATGGACGTCGCCGCCGCCCTCAACCAAGCCCGTCAAGTCTTCTCCCCTCCAAACACTCCGTCGACAACCGTACTACCACAGCAACAACTAGACGgctccccctctctctccctaACCATCCACCCCCGCCACTCCCTCCCCTCTGCCCGCCCCACCACCGCCAACTACACCGCCCTCACCCTCTCCCGCCTCGCCCGCGACCAATCCCGCGTCCACTCCCTCCTCCTCCGccactccctctccctctcccgcTCCTCCGCCTCGGAATTCTCGCCTCAGCAGTTCCAGTCCCCCGTCACCTCCGGCATCCGCCTCGGCAGCGGCGAGTACTTCGCCCGCATCGGCGTCGGCCGCCCCTCCAAGGACTTCTACATGGTCGTCGACACCGGCAGCGACATCAGCTGGCTCCAATGCCAGCCCTGCTCCACCTGCTACGACCAAGCCGACCCCATCTTCAAcccctccgcctccgcctcctacCGCCCCCTCCCCTGCGCCGCCCCCCAGTGCTCCGCCCTCGAAGTCTCCGCCTGCCGCACCGACTCCTGCCTCTACCAG GTCAGCTATGGCGACGGCTCGTACACAGTCGGCAACTTCGCCACCGAGACCGTCACATTCGGCGCCACCGGCTCTGTCCCCAACGTCGCAATCGGCTGCGGCCACCATAACGAGGGGTTATTCGCCGGCGCGGCCGGGTTACTAGGCCTCGGCGGCGGAACCCTATCCCTAAATTCCCAAATCAAAGCGGCCTCATTCTCGTACTGTCTAGTAAACCGCgactcctcttcttcctccactCTCGAATTCAACTCCGCCCGCGCCTCCGACGCCGTCCTCGCTCCGCTCCTCACCAATCCCCGAATCAACACCTACCACTTCGTCGCCCTCAACGGAATCAACGTCGGCGGCAGACCGGTGAACTTCTCCCCGGACCTCCTCGATATCGGCGGCGACGGTCGCGGCGGGGTGATCATCGACTCCGGCACGGCGGTGACGCGGCTGAGGTCGGAGGTGTATAACTCGGTGCGAGATGCGTTCGCCGGAATGGCGCGGGATCTGCCGGCGGCGAGCGGGTTCTCGCTTTTCGACACGTGCTACGATCTCTCGAGGATGACAACGGTGAGGGTGCCGACGGTGTCGCTGCAGTTtgccggggggaaggcggtgccGCTGCGGCCGAGCAATTTCCTTATTCCGGTCGACGACGCCGGAAAATACTGCTTTGCGTTCGCGGCGACGAGCGGGTCGCTGTCAATCATCGGCAACGTGCAGCAGCAGGGGACACGTGTCAGTTATGACTTAGCTAATAAAGTTGTTGGTTTCAGCCCAAATAAATGTTAG